The stretch of DNA CGCGTGATCCGCCCGCGCTTCTCCGATGCCAAGTTCTTCTTCGTCGAGGACATGAAGCAGGGCCTGTCGGCGATGAACGACGGCCTGAAGACGGTCAAGTACCAGGACAAGCTCGGCTCCATCGCCGACAAGGTCGCCCGCGTTGCGACGCTGGCCGAGATGGTGGCCGCGCAGGTCGGTGTCGACCCGCAGCAGGCGCGCGAGGCCGCGCTGCTGGCCAAGGCCGACCTGCAGTCGCGCCTGGTCGGCGAGTTCCCGGAACTGCAGGGCATCGCCGGTCGCTACTACGCCGCGGTCGAAAACCATCCGCTGGAAGTCGCCCACGCCCTCGACGAGGCCTACATGCCGCGCTTCGCCGGCGATGCGATCGCGCCGAGCCCGCTGGGCCAGGTGCTCGCCATTGCCGAGCGCCTGGACACGCTCGCCGGCGGTTTCGCCGCGGGCCTCAAGCCCACCGGCAACAAGGACCCGTTCGCACTGCGTCGCAATGCGCTGGGCCTGGCGCGCACCCTGCTCGAAGGCGGGCACGACGTGGTGCTGCACGACCTGGTCGAGCGCGCGCTGTCGCTGCAGCCGGTCCAGGGCAAGGACATCAGCAGCTACGACATCACCAGCTTCGTCTACGACCGCCTGCGCGGCTATTACGCCGACCGGGGCGTGGCCGGCACGCAGTTCGACGCGGTCGAGAACGTCGCGCACGACTCCTTGCCGGACTTCGACCGTCGCCTCAATGCCATCGGCGAGTTCGCCAAGCTGCCCGAGGCCGAGGCACTGGCCGCGGCCAACAAGCGCATCCGCAACATCCTGCGCAAGGTCGAGGGCGTCGTTCCCGACGCGATCGATCCGGCCCTGTTCGTCGAGCCGGCCGAGCGCGAGCTCGGCGAGGCCGTCGACAGCGCGGTGGCCGATACCGATCCGCTGCTCGACGGCCGCGATTATGTGGCCGTGCTCGGTCGCCTTGCGCGCCTGCGCCCGCAGGTCGATGCGTTCTTCGACGGCGTGATGGTGAACGTCGACGATGCGAGCATCCGCAACAACCGCCTCGCCCTGCTCAAGCGCCTTTCCGAGCGGCTGGGCAGCGTGGCCGCGATCGAGCACCTGTCGATGTAATGCCAACCCAGGCCGCGGCTGCAATGCGCCGCGGCCGGCTCACGGATTGTTCACTGGCTGACGGATGAAGCCCGGTTATCCTGCATTGATGCGCCCCAAGTACCGTCTGTTGGCCACCGCCGTGTTGACGATCGCCGCAGCCGGGAACGCCCAGGCGGCGAAGGTCACGGCTGTCGATATCCGGGGCCTGGGCGAGGTTGAAACGCTGAACGTGCGTGGCGCCTTGTCGCTCGTCCAGGCGATCGGCAAGGACCTGTCCGGACGCCGCCTTGGCTACCTGGTCCGCGAAGCCGATGACGAGACGCGCGAGGCGCTGGAGCCGTTCGGCTACTACTCGCCGAAGATCGAAGTCACGCGCGAAGGCAGCGGCGACAACACCAAGGTGATAGTCACTGTCGCCCTCGAGGAGCCGGTGCGCGTGCGCCGCGCCGACATCGCCATCATCGGCGAGGGCAGCGAAGACAGATACCTGAAGGAAGACCTGGCGGCGTTCAGGCCGCAAACGGGCGACATCTTCGACCACGCGCTTTACGAGGCCAGCAAGACCAAGATCACCCGGCGCCTGGCCGAGCGCGGTTACTTCGATGCCGACTTCACCTCGCGCAGGGTCGAGGTCACGCGCGCGCAGCATGCCGCTGACATCGACCTGGTATGGACCAGCGGCGGCCGCTACGACATGGGTCCGATCACCTTCGTGCAGACGCCGCAGACGATCATCCGCAACAGCCTGCTCGACAAGCTGGTGTACTGGGAACAGGGCAGCTACTACCACCAGGGCAAGCTAGATCGCTTCCGCGAATCGCTGGCGCGGCTGGACTACTTCTCCTCGATCGAAATCGAGCCAGATCCCGAGAAGGCCGTCGACAACCAGGTGCCGGTCGCAGTGACCCTCACGCCCGCCAAGCGCACCGTCTACACCGCCGGTGTCAGCTACGGCACCGACAGCGGTGCCGGTGTGCGGCTGGGCATGGAGCGCCGTTACGTCAACGATCGCGGCCACAAGGCACTGGGCCAGATCGACTGGACCGAAACGCGCAAGACCGCGACGGTGCAGTACCGCATTCCCGCCTTCGCCTGGCTCGACGGCTGGTACACCTTCAGTGCCCAGTACTACGACGAGCAGAGCGATTACATCGACACGCGCAAGGTCGAGCTGGTCGCCAGCCGCAGCGGCCAGATCAGCCGACGTCTCAATGCGATTGCCTCGATCCACGCACTGCGCGAGCGTTGGGCGTATGTCGCCGACGACGATGGCGACGTCAGCACGCCGGTGCAGTACCGCAACGCCACGTTCCTGTATCCGTCGCTGCGCGGTGATTACATCGATGCCGACGACCGCATCTTCCCGCGCAAGGCGATCGGCATCACGCTGGAGGTGCGCGGTGGCCTGGAAGGCGTCGGTTCCGATGCCAACTTCCTGCAGACCTGGGGCGTGGCCCGCTGGTACCACGGCATGGGCGCGAACAATCGCCTGATCGTGCGTGGCGAAGCCGGCGGCACGTTCACCAACGCGCTGGTCGACATGCCGCCGAGCCTGCGCTTCTTCGCCGGTGGCGACCGCAGCATCCGCGGTTATGCCTACCGTGAAGTCGGGCCGTCGACCATCGGCAGCGACGGCAAGAAGTACGCGCTGGGCGCCAAGAACGTGCTGACCGGCTCGGTCGAGTTCGAGCATTACTTCAACGACACCTGGGGCGCGGCCGGCTTCGTCGATGCCGGCGATGCCTTCGACGACACGCCGGACATCCACACCGGCGTAGGCTTCGGCGTGCGCTGGAAGTCGCCGGTGGGACCGGTGCGGTTCGACATCGCACACGGCCTGAAGGACCCGGACTCGCAGTACGAGATCTACCTCAACATCGGCGCAGACTGGTGAGGTGGTCATGAGCGAACAGACACCGCAAGGCAGCAACCAGACGCCCCCCGACCCGCACGAGGAGCGCATCGCCGAGCTGCGCCAGCGCCGCCGCGCACGCCTGCGCTGGCTGGCGATCCGCGCGAGCCTGCTTGCCGGCGTGCTGACGCTGGCGCTGGCCGCCTTCGTCTACTGGCTGCTGACCACGATCGGCGGTCGCGACCTGTTGCTGGCGCAGATCGTTTCGCGGCTGCCGGAGAACGCGGCGCTGTCGTGGCGCTCGGTCGACGGCCCCCTGACCGGCCCGCTGACGATGAACGGCGTGCGCTTCACCTATGACCGCATCGTGTTCACCG from Lysobacter arenosi encodes:
- the glyS gene encoding glycine--tRNA ligase subunit beta, with translation MKPLLIELGTEELPVKALPGLAQAFFDGVIDGLRKRGVAFARGESKPLYTPRRLAVLLPGVADEQPEQKSEVLGPYLNIALDADGQPTKALQGFAAKAGIDWTALEKTSDGKGERFVHRAVKAGERTSALLPEILREAIAAMPIPKPMRWGDHDYGFARPVHWLVVLHGKDVVDAQIFGVTSDRMSRGHRFMHDKPVWFSTPGDYVEFLRGAKVLVDPDERRERIVLEVNAAATAAGGSARIDSGILEEVNGLTEWPKAVSCSFERQFLAVPQEALIATMETNQKFFPVLDAEGKLSEHFIGIANIESRDESEVRKGYERVIRPRFSDAKFFFVEDMKQGLSAMNDGLKTVKYQDKLGSIADKVARVATLAEMVAAQVGVDPQQAREAALLAKADLQSRLVGEFPELQGIAGRYYAAVENHPLEVAHALDEAYMPRFAGDAIAPSPLGQVLAIAERLDTLAGGFAAGLKPTGNKDPFALRRNALGLARTLLEGGHDVVLHDLVERALSLQPVQGKDISSYDITSFVYDRLRGYYADRGVAGTQFDAVENVAHDSLPDFDRRLNAIGEFAKLPEAEALAAANKRIRNILRKVEGVVPDAIDPALFVEPAERELGEAVDSAVADTDPLLDGRDYVAVLGRLARLRPQVDAFFDGVMVNVDDASIRNNRLALLKRLSERLGSVAAIEHLSM
- a CDS encoding autotransporter assembly complex protein TamA: MRPKYRLLATAVLTIAAAGNAQAAKVTAVDIRGLGEVETLNVRGALSLVQAIGKDLSGRRLGYLVREADDETREALEPFGYYSPKIEVTREGSGDNTKVIVTVALEEPVRVRRADIAIIGEGSEDRYLKEDLAAFRPQTGDIFDHALYEASKTKITRRLAERGYFDADFTSRRVEVTRAQHAADIDLVWTSGGRYDMGPITFVQTPQTIIRNSLLDKLVYWEQGSYYHQGKLDRFRESLARLDYFSSIEIEPDPEKAVDNQVPVAVTLTPAKRTVYTAGVSYGTDSGAGVRLGMERRYVNDRGHKALGQIDWTETRKTATVQYRIPAFAWLDGWYTFSAQYYDEQSDYIDTRKVELVASRSGQISRRLNAIASIHALRERWAYVADDDGDVSTPVQYRNATFLYPSLRGDYIDADDRIFPRKAIGITLEVRGGLEGVGSDANFLQTWGVARWYHGMGANNRLIVRGEAGGTFTNALVDMPPSLRFFAGGDRSIRGYAYREVGPSTIGSDGKKYALGAKNVLTGSVEFEHYFNDTWGAAGFVDAGDAFDDTPDIHTGVGFGVRWKSPVGPVRFDIAHGLKDPDSQYEIYLNIGADW